One region of Natronorubrum aibiense genomic DNA includes:
- a CDS encoding BCCT family transporter — MSDSEMGMVERFTDELDPVVFMFGALITLGVIGAFFVDRDAVSSGIATVHAEMLSYLSWALLVIVFLIVLFLLFLIVGPWGKATLGDDDPEYSFLSFFSMLYSAGFAAGVVFWGPTEALFYYDNPSPLFGVEGGSSAAISVAVQQTLFHWALPQLAVFTIMGIAIGYFAYNYENVPLRVSSALTPVIGKENLDGPVAKVVDILAVFATIGGVATSLGFIGSQFITGLDYQWGINLGDWGILLIVTTMTILFTVSMVLGVDKGIRRLSNFNMGLFVVIMLATFILGPTMFLLLLGSQAMGGMISDFVSMSLYTGTGSEGGTAWVESWTVFYWAWALSWSPFAGLFIARIAKGRTVREVAFTGIVATSAATIPWFTFVGGSAVWAQHNGVTDILGPVSEHGAPVAGFALFEAFPFGSVLMIAFMIIVTTFFITSADSSTLAVSMMTTGGKERPSTINRVFWGIVLGLTAAILMILGDGAGADALQQAVVITGAPFAFVCFLAMLSLIKNFSATEGRVLLQDKTVLVGSTPDQSDEEPAASAEPTDD; from the coding sequence ATGAGCGACTCCGAGATGGGGATGGTCGAGCGCTTTACCGACGAACTCGATCCGGTCGTCTTCATGTTCGGGGCGTTGATCACACTGGGGGTGATCGGGGCCTTCTTCGTCGACCGAGACGCCGTTTCGAGCGGTATCGCGACTGTGCACGCCGAAATGCTCAGCTACCTCAGCTGGGCGTTGCTGGTGATCGTCTTCCTCATCGTCCTGTTCCTGTTGTTTTTGATCGTCGGTCCGTGGGGGAAGGCCACGCTGGGCGATGACGATCCTGAGTACAGCTTCCTGTCGTTTTTCTCGATGCTGTACTCAGCCGGGTTCGCTGCCGGGGTCGTCTTCTGGGGCCCGACCGAGGCGCTATTCTACTACGACAACCCATCGCCGCTGTTCGGCGTCGAGGGTGGCTCGAGTGCGGCGATCTCGGTCGCAGTCCAGCAGACACTGTTCCACTGGGCGCTGCCACAGTTGGCGGTGTTTACGATTATGGGGATCGCGATCGGGTACTTCGCGTACAACTACGAGAACGTGCCACTGCGCGTTTCCTCGGCACTCACACCGGTTATCGGGAAAGAAAACCTCGATGGGCCGGTCGCCAAGGTCGTGGACATTCTGGCCGTCTTCGCGACGATCGGTGGCGTCGCGACCTCGCTTGGATTCATCGGCAGTCAGTTCATCACCGGGCTGGACTACCAGTGGGGAATCAACCTGGGTGACTGGGGTATTCTCCTGATCGTGACGACGATGACGATCCTGTTTACCGTCTCGATGGTGCTCGGGGTCGACAAGGGAATCCGGCGGCTCTCGAACTTCAACATGGGGCTGTTCGTCGTGATCATGCTCGCGACGTTCATCTTGGGGCCGACGATGTTCCTGTTGTTGCTTGGCTCACAGGCCATGGGCGGGATGATCAGCGACTTCGTGTCGATGAGTCTCTACACCGGGACTGGATCCGAGGGCGGAACCGCCTGGGTCGAATCCTGGACCGTCTTCTACTGGGCATGGGCGCTCTCGTGGTCGCCCTTCGCCGGCCTGTTCATCGCGCGGATCGCCAAGGGCCGTACCGTTCGTGAGGTCGCGTTTACGGGAATCGTCGCAACCTCGGCAGCAACCATTCCGTGGTTTACGTTCGTCGGTGGCTCGGCCGTCTGGGCCCAGCACAACGGCGTCACGGATATCCTCGGCCCCGTGAGCGAACACGGCGCGCCAGTCGCTGGCTTCGCGCTGTTCGAGGCGTTCCCGTTCGGTTCCGTGCTCATGATCGCCTTTATGATCATCGTCACCACGTTCTTCATCACGTCGGCGGACTCCTCGACGCTCGCCGTCTCGATGATGACGACCGGCGGCAAGGAACGCCCCTCGACCATCAATCGGGTCTTTTGGGGGATCGTCCTCGGGCTGACGGCAGCGATTCTCATGATCCTCGGCGATGGGGCCGGAGCTGATGCACTCCAGCAGGCGGTCGTCATCACCGGCGCACCATTTGCGTTCGTCTGTTTCCTCGCCATGCTCTCGCTGATCAAGAACTTCAGCGCAACCGAGGGGCGAGTGTTGCTGCAGGATAAGACGGTGCTCGTCGGCTCGACGCCGGACCAGTCCGACGAGGAACCGGCCGCAAGCGCCGAACCGACTGACGACTAA
- a CDS encoding DUF502 domain-containing protein, translated as MASWKRDFASGLIVLGPILVTLYVIYWLYGLIAGLTPGLILEAEALESLIPGSGPQAQQTREQLAQFLRVVVALTVFVILTFSVGYLMRTTVGGLVERLVDNVANRVPVMRVVYNASKMAAETAFGEQESLQKPVKVETWNGLRMTAFKTGKTTDDGREVLFLPTSPNITTGFVIEVESERIIELDEDVEDALTRVLSAGFGDASRNRSMDAGVSIDVVDERQVEALEDSSADSADDD; from the coding sequence ATGGCTTCGTGGAAGCGGGATTTCGCGAGTGGGCTGATCGTTCTCGGCCCAATTCTCGTCACACTCTACGTCATCTACTGGCTCTACGGGCTCATCGCGGGGCTCACGCCCGGCCTCATCCTCGAGGCTGAAGCCCTCGAGTCGCTGATCCCCGGCAGTGGCCCGCAGGCCCAGCAGACTCGCGAACAGCTCGCACAGTTTCTCCGCGTCGTGGTCGCGTTGACCGTCTTCGTTATTCTCACCTTCTCCGTCGGCTATCTCATGCGGACGACCGTCGGCGGCCTGGTCGAACGGCTCGTCGACAACGTCGCCAACCGCGTCCCCGTCATGCGCGTCGTCTACAACGCCTCGAAGATGGCCGCCGAAACCGCCTTCGGCGAACAGGAATCGCTACAGAAACCCGTGAAAGTCGAGACCTGGAACGGGTTACGAATGACGGCGTTCAAAACCGGCAAGACGACCGACGACGGCCGCGAGGTGCTGTTCTTACCGACGTCACCGAACATCACGACCGGGTTCGTCATCGAGGTCGAATCCGAGCGGATCATCGAACTCGACGAAGACGTCGAAGACGCGCTGACTCGCGTTCTGAGCGCCGGATTCGGCGATGCAAGCCGGAATCGCAGCATGGACGCCGGCGTCTCGATCGACGTCGTCGACGAGCGACAGGTCGAGGCCCTCGAGGACTCGAGCGCCGACAGCGCCGACGACGACTGA
- a CDS encoding aspartate aminotransferase family protein, with translation MTAGPPIEELHYDDAPDVDTVPGPNTRSLLEKQAEIDSSAVAYPNDIPIAFEEGKGSTVRDADGNTYIDLFAGIGVLNVGHSNPYVLEAVHEQADKFVHTVDFPTDARLELIEKLDEIAPSGLQGNNRVVFGGPTGSDAIEASIKLSKYNTGGDGLIAFRGAYHGATTGAMSVTSNKKFKGHYTPLLSDVVHAPYPHPFRQGKTPQEAIDHALEEVQAIVEDPYGGLANPAGIIVEPIQGEGGIVTPPEGFLQGLRDIATDNDVTLVFDEIQSGLGRTGQWWASDWEGVTPDAMTSAKALGGAGFPLSATMYKEDLDTWGSGDHAGTYRGHVVGMRAGTRAIEYIQEHDLLAHARDLGEYIQGRLREAADETDRLADIRGKGLFIGAEFVDEDGRPDGDVVDEIQQYCFEHGVLIWTAGRHGNVLRFLPPLVLTHELAETALDVVVDAIEHATKATAQTA, from the coding sequence ATGACAGCAGGACCACCGATCGAGGAACTCCACTACGATGACGCACCGGACGTCGACACCGTTCCCGGGCCGAACACCCGCTCGCTGCTCGAGAAACAGGCGGAAATCGACAGTAGCGCGGTCGCGTACCCGAACGACATTCCGATCGCGTTCGAGGAAGGCAAGGGTTCGACGGTTCGTGACGCCGACGGCAACACGTACATCGATCTCTTCGCGGGGATCGGCGTGCTCAACGTCGGCCACTCGAACCCGTACGTCTTAGAGGCAGTCCACGAGCAGGCAGACAAGTTCGTCCACACGGTCGACTTCCCGACCGACGCGCGCCTCGAGTTGATCGAGAAACTCGACGAGATCGCGCCTTCGGGTCTGCAGGGGAACAACCGGGTCGTCTTCGGCGGCCCAACCGGCAGCGACGCGATCGAAGCGTCGATCAAACTGTCCAAGTACAACACCGGGGGCGACGGCCTTATTGCCTTCCGCGGGGCCTACCACGGCGCGACCACCGGCGCGATGAGCGTCACCTCGAACAAGAAGTTCAAGGGCCACTACACGCCGCTGCTCTCGGACGTCGTCCACGCGCCGTACCCGCATCCGTTCCGACAGGGCAAGACGCCACAGGAGGCCATCGACCACGCGCTCGAGGAAGTGCAGGCGATCGTCGAGGACCCCTACGGCGGGCTCGCGAACCCCGCGGGCATCATCGTCGAACCGATTCAGGGCGAGGGCGGTATCGTCACGCCGCCGGAAGGGTTCCTGCAGGGGCTGCGCGACATCGCCACCGACAACGACGTTACGCTCGTCTTCGACGAGATTCAGTCCGGCCTCGGCCGCACCGGTCAGTGGTGGGCCAGCGACTGGGAGGGCGTCACGCCCGACGCGATGACCTCCGCGAAGGCACTCGGTGGCGCGGGCTTCCCGCTGTCGGCGACGATGTACAAAGAGGACCTCGACACGTGGGGCTCGGGCGACCACGCCGGCACCTACCGCGGCCACGTCGTCGGCATGCGCGCCGGCACCCGCGCCATCGAGTACATTCAGGAACACGACCTGCTCGCCCACGCCCGTGACCTGGGCGAGTACATCCAGGGCCGACTCCGCGAAGCCGCCGACGAGACGGATCGTCTCGCCGACATCCGCGGCAAGGGACTGTTCATCGGCGCCGAATTCGTCGACGAAGACGGCCGACCGGACGGCGACGTCGTCGACGAGATCCAGCAGTACTGTTTCGAACACGGCGTCCTGATCTGGACGGCCGGCCGCCACGGCAACGTGCTGCGATTCCTCCCGCCGCTCGTGCTCACACACGAACTGGCCGAAACGGCGCTCGACGTCGTCGTCGACGCGATCGAACACGCGACGAAAGCGACGGCACAGACCGCCTGA
- a CDS encoding proline dehydrogenase family protein yields the protein MIPPIADRFVAGESPAEALDHVRQLNGQHVKAIVNLLGEHYDDRSSVRADAAAYRALVGDISKSGLDACLSVKPSQLGLDLGEDVFREELAAVVDAAADHDVFVWIDMEDHTTTDATLDAFEALAREYGDDDQYRVGVCVQANLRRTRDDVERLADVPGKVRFVKGAYDEPAAVAYQQSARVDQEYKSLLEYVFERYDGGIGVGSHDPAMIDHAIALHDEHGTDFEIQMLMGVRETAQFDLAESYPVYQYVPFGDRWKSYFYRRMTERKENLRFGLRAILGR from the coding sequence ATGATTCCGCCGATCGCGGACCGCTTCGTCGCCGGCGAATCGCCGGCAGAAGCGCTCGATCACGTCCGACAGCTCAACGGACAGCACGTCAAGGCGATCGTCAACCTGCTCGGCGAACACTACGACGACCGATCGTCGGTTCGTGCCGACGCCGCGGCGTATCGGGCGCTGGTCGGCGACATCTCGAAATCGGGGCTCGATGCCTGTCTCTCGGTCAAACCCTCGCAGCTCGGCCTCGATCTCGGCGAGGATGTCTTCCGCGAGGAACTCGCCGCGGTCGTCGACGCGGCGGCTGACCACGACGTCTTCGTCTGGATCGATATGGAAGATCACACGACGACGGACGCGACCCTCGACGCCTTCGAGGCCCTCGCCCGTGAGTACGGCGACGATGACCAGTATCGGGTCGGCGTCTGCGTGCAGGCGAATCTCAGACGGACCCGCGACGACGTCGAGCGGCTCGCGGACGTTCCCGGCAAGGTCCGGTTCGTCAAGGGTGCCTACGACGAACCGGCCGCCGTCGCCTACCAGCAGTCGGCTCGTGTCGACCAGGAGTACAAATCCCTCCTCGAGTATGTCTTCGAACGGTACGACGGGGGCATCGGCGTCGGCAGCCACGATCCGGCGATGATCGACCACGCGATCGCCCTCCACGACGAACACGGCACCGACTTCGAGATTCAGATGCTCATGGGCGTCCGTGAAACCGCACAGTTCGACCTCGCCGAGTCGTACCCGGTCTACCAGTACGTCCCCTTCGGCGACCGCTGGAAGTCGTACTTCTATCGTCGAATGACCGAGCGGAAAGAAAACCTCCGGTTCGGCCTTCGAGCGATCCTCGGTCGCTAA
- a CDS encoding aminotransferase class III-fold pyridoxal phosphate-dependent enzyme codes for MDRDTAQPDVDAFPGPNGREWVEFHGKNAAPSEYSHEFVWDITREADGPFVTDVDGNVLLDFTCHIGAAPLGYNNEKVTDKLREFDLVEPMKIAGQDMYFGAGPSPEESAVPGSSHLMEKLTDVSSQYGMDTVFLSNSGAEAMENAMKITHDHRAPSKYGVAFSGSFHGRTFGTLSITKSKDVYTRHYPEISGIETVPFCADRGCSADTCDCGFFTGAGSQLRNSLAPEGGHIDPDEIAFLTLEPIQGVGGYRFPSTEFMQEIADVTDEYDIPLVVDEIQAGVGRTGEIWASDHYPIEPDVIASAKALRVGATISRSEIFPSEKNRLGSTFGGGDLLGSMMGTFTLEAIEEYDLLDNATERGEQAKELLRDDSPEYVEDVRGKGLMLAVEFDTPERRTAVVQESLERGLLTLGCGKKTIRLLPPLDSSEREIELGIGIFLEAIEAVGASAKAA; via the coding sequence ATGGACAGGGACACAGCGCAACCGGACGTGGATGCCTTCCCCGGACCCAACGGCCGCGAGTGGGTCGAGTTCCACGGAAAGAACGCGGCACCGAGTGAGTACTCACACGAATTCGTCTGGGACATCACCCGCGAGGCCGACGGTCCCTTCGTCACCGACGTCGACGGGAACGTCCTCCTCGACTTTACCTGCCACATCGGCGCGGCGCCGCTTGGCTACAACAACGAGAAAGTCACCGACAAACTCCGTGAGTTCGACCTCGTCGAACCGATGAAGATCGCCGGCCAAGATATGTACTTCGGCGCCGGCCCGAGCCCCGAGGAGTCTGCCGTGCCGGGCTCGAGTCACCTGATGGAGAAACTGACTGACGTCTCGAGTCAGTACGGGATGGATACCGTCTTCCTCTCGAACTCCGGGGCCGAGGCCATGGAGAACGCGATGAAGATCACCCACGACCATCGCGCACCTTCGAAGTACGGCGTGGCGTTCTCGGGGAGTTTCCACGGCCGGACGTTCGGTACGCTGTCGATCACGAAATCCAAAGACGTCTACACGCGCCACTACCCGGAGATCAGCGGCATCGAAACGGTACCGTTCTGTGCCGACCGTGGCTGTTCGGCCGACACCTGCGACTGTGGCTTTTTCACCGGCGCGGGCTCACAGCTTCGCAACTCGCTTGCGCCCGAAGGCGGGCATATCGATCCCGACGAGATCGCCTTCCTCACCCTCGAGCCGATTCAGGGCGTCGGCGGCTACCGATTTCCGAGCACCGAGTTCATGCAAGAAATCGCGGACGTCACAGACGAGTACGACATTCCTCTCGTGGTCGACGAGATTCAGGCTGGTGTCGGTCGTACCGGCGAGATCTGGGCGTCGGATCACTACCCGATCGAACCCGACGTCATCGCCAGCGCGAAGGCGCTGCGCGTCGGTGCGACGATCTCTCGGTCGGAGATCTTCCCCAGCGAGAAGAACCGACTGGGCTCGACCTTCGGCGGCGGCGACCTGCTCGGCTCGATGATGGGCACGTTCACCCTCGAGGCCATCGAGGAGTACGACCTGCTCGACAATGCCACCGAACGCGGCGAGCAGGCCAAAGAACTCCTGCGCGACGACTCGCCGGAGTACGTCGAGGACGTCCGCGGGAAGGGCCTGATGCTCGCCGTCGAGTTCGACACGCCCGAACGCCGCACCGCTGTCGTGCAGGAATCGCTCGAGCGCGGCCTGCTCACGCTCGGCTGTGGCAAGAAGACGATCCGTCTGCTCCCGCCGCTCGACTCGAGCGAACGCGAGATCGAACTCGGGATCGGCATCTTCCTCGAGGCGATCGAGGCCGTCGGCGCGAGCGCGAAAGCGGCGTAA
- a CDS encoding 50S ribosomal protein L37e, protein MTGAGTPSQGKKNKTTHTKCRRCGEKSYHTKKKVCSSCGFGKSAKRRSYEWQSKTGDN, encoded by the coding sequence ATGACTGGCGCAGGAACCCCGAGCCAAGGAAAGAAGAACAAGACGACGCACACGAAGTGTCGTCGCTGCGGAGAGAAGTCTTACCACACCAAGAAGAAAGTCTGCTCGTCGTGTGGCTTTGGCAAATCGGCCAAACGCCGCAGCTACGAGTGGCAGTCGAAAACCGGCGACAACTGA
- a CDS encoding Rid family detoxifying hydrolase, whose amino-acid sequence MSDPTPIETDGAPSNDNPYSQGVRAGDTLHVSGYGPVDPATGEAVDGEIEAQTEQVLENIAAVVSEAGGDGLADVVKVTVYLTDLEDYERVNEAYGAQFGDEPPARVCVEVSRLPEDVCVEMDATAYLG is encoded by the coding sequence ATGTCCGACCCCACCCCAATCGAAACCGACGGCGCACCGAGCAACGACAACCCCTACTCGCAGGGCGTCCGCGCCGGTGACACCCTCCACGTCTCCGGCTACGGCCCGGTCGATCCGGCGACCGGCGAGGCCGTCGACGGCGAGATCGAGGCTCAAACTGAGCAAGTACTCGAGAACATTGCTGCCGTCGTCTCCGAGGCCGGCGGCGACGGCCTCGCGGACGTCGTCAAGGTAACGGTCTATCTGACCGATCTCGAGGACTACGAACGCGTCAACGAGGCCTACGGCGCGCAGTTCGGCGACGAACCGCCGGCTCGCGTCTGCGTCGAAGTCTCGCGGCTCCCCGAGGATGTCTGCGTCGAGATGGACGCGACCGCATATCTCGGTTGA
- a CDS encoding amidohydrolase — MAYDTPTRLRDLRRAFHRHPEPGWREFQTTARVVRELESIGVDEIAVGREALATDERMAVPSDAELEPWLERARDAGVRSDILERTADGHTGVVAVLEQGAGPTVGLRVDLDAISMAESTADDHRPTAEGFRSNHEGYMHACGHDGHIAMGLGTLEAVKASEFEGTLKVFFQPAEEISGGGKAMAASGYLDDVDYLLAVHIGLDHPTGEIVAGVEKPLAMAHLTATFEGASAHAGKAPNQGANAMQAAATAIQNAYAIPRHADGMTRVNVGRIEGGTASNVIAEEVSIEAEVRGETTALMEYTRTELERVLYAAAEMHDCDVTPRVLGESPRVDSHPALRSLVGDVAWEVSGVDSVVPKTDFGASEDVTYLMERVQSNNGLASYVLVGTDHPTNHHTPTFDIDEDSLEIGVSVLANTVIDLSRRQP; from the coding sequence ATGGCCTACGACACCCCCACTCGACTGCGCGATCTCCGGCGGGCGTTCCATCGCCATCCCGAGCCCGGCTGGCGGGAGTTCCAGACGACGGCCCGCGTCGTCCGCGAACTCGAGTCGATCGGCGTCGACGAGATCGCCGTCGGCCGTGAGGCGCTGGCGACCGACGAACGCATGGCTGTCCCATCCGACGCTGAACTCGAGCCGTGGCTCGAGCGGGCCCGAGACGCGGGCGTTCGATCCGACATCCTCGAGCGGACGGCAGATGGTCACACCGGCGTCGTGGCGGTCCTTGAGCAGGGTGCGGGACCCACGGTCGGCTTGCGCGTCGATCTCGACGCGATTTCGATGGCGGAATCGACGGCTGACGATCACCGGCCGACTGCCGAAGGGTTTCGCTCGAATCACGAGGGCTACATGCACGCCTGTGGCCACGACGGCCACATCGCGATGGGGCTGGGAACGCTCGAGGCGGTCAAAGCGAGCGAGTTCGAGGGGACGCTGAAGGTCTTTTTCCAGCCCGCCGAGGAGATCTCCGGTGGTGGGAAGGCGATGGCTGCCAGCGGCTATCTCGACGATGTCGACTACCTGCTCGCGGTGCACATCGGCCTCGATCACCCGACCGGCGAGATCGTCGCTGGCGTCGAAAAGCCGCTGGCGATGGCGCATCTGACGGCGACGTTCGAGGGGGCCAGCGCCCACGCCGGCAAAGCGCCGAATCAGGGGGCGAACGCGATGCAGGCGGCTGCAACCGCGATCCAAAACGCCTACGCGATCCCTCGACACGCCGACGGGATGACTCGCGTCAACGTCGGCCGGATCGAAGGCGGCACCGCGAGCAACGTCATCGCCGAGGAGGTCTCGATCGAGGCCGAGGTTCGCGGGGAGACCACGGCGCTGATGGAGTACACCCGGACGGAACTCGAGCGCGTGTTGTACGCCGCCGCCGAGATGCACGACTGCGACGTCACGCCGCGCGTGCTCGGCGAGTCGCCCCGCGTCGATAGCCATCCGGCGCTTCGCTCGCTCGTCGGCGACGTCGCCTGGGAGGTGTCGGGCGTCGACTCCGTCGTTCCGAAGACAGATTTCGGCGCCAGCGAGGACGTCACCTATCTGATGGAGCGTGTGCAGTCGAACAACGGGCTGGCGTCGTACGTGCTCGTCGGCACCGATCACCCGACGAACCACCACACGCCGACATTCGACATCGACGAGGACAGCCTCGAGATTGGCGTTTCGGTGCTCGCAAACACCGTGATCGACCTCTCACGGCGGCAACCGTGA
- a CDS encoding threonine synthase, which yields METTDAFVGLECVDCEATYDAADEPHQCPDCGGMLDPTYDYDAIDLDRETLASRPFDSQWRYEELLPFPRESAVTTGEGATALIDCPDLADELGVERLLIKDDGRNPTGSMADRGQSLALTAASHHGATDVVLASTGNSGQSAAAYAGRAGLESHTYVPSRSSFSNKAMINVHGGDMNVVGGRFGDAVGAYEEGLAEHDDWYSVQSFVTPYRHEGAKTTLYEIVEGLEWEVPDVVAYPTGIGVGLVGAYKAATELRALGLIDKLPGLYAAQAAGCAPIVDAVENELDVHDPVETPDTICGELEIPDPPASERVLEAIDETDGGAVATEDPDILEAGVQVAKHTGLELTPSAAATASGVWDLSERGAFDGDETVVIVNTAAGSKEGDVLRSHLMSQGV from the coding sequence ATGGAGACGACGGACGCCTTTGTTGGCCTCGAGTGTGTCGACTGTGAGGCGACCTACGACGCCGCGGACGAACCGCACCAGTGTCCCGACTGCGGCGGGATGCTCGATCCGACTTACGACTACGACGCGATCGATCTCGATCGCGAAACGCTCGCGTCGCGACCGTTCGACTCACAGTGGCGCTACGAGGAACTGCTGCCGTTCCCGCGCGAATCGGCAGTGACGACCGGCGAGGGGGCAACAGCGCTGATCGACTGTCCCGACCTGGCTGACGAACTGGGTGTCGAGCGCCTGCTGATCAAAGACGACGGCCGAAACCCGACGGGTTCGATGGCGGATCGGGGCCAGTCGCTTGCGCTGACGGCGGCCAGCCACCACGGCGCGACGGACGTCGTCCTCGCATCGACGGGCAACAGCGGGCAGTCCGCGGCCGCCTACGCCGGCCGGGCAGGCCTCGAGTCCCACACCTACGTTCCCTCGCGCTCGAGTTTTTCGAACAAGGCCATGATCAACGTCCACGGCGGCGACATGAACGTCGTCGGCGGGCGCTTCGGCGACGCCGTCGGGGCCTACGAGGAGGGACTGGCCGAACACGACGACTGGTACTCGGTCCAGTCGTTCGTCACGCCGTACCGCCACGAGGGCGCGAAGACGACGCTGTACGAAATCGTCGAGGGACTCGAGTGGGAGGTCCCTGACGTGGTCGCCTACCCGACGGGCATCGGCGTCGGCCTCGTCGGCGCGTACAAGGCCGCGACGGAGCTGCGGGCGCTCGGCCTGATCGACAAGCTGCCGGGGCTGTACGCTGCGCAGGCGGCCGGCTGTGCGCCGATCGTCGACGCCGTCGAGAACGAACTGGACGTCCACGACCCGGTCGAGACGCCAGACACCATCTGTGGCGAACTCGAGATTCCGGACCCGCCGGCGAGTGAGCGGGTGCTCGAGGCGATCGACGAGACCGACGGCGGGGCTGTCGCCACCGAGGACCCGGACATCCTCGAGGCCGGCGTCCAGGTCGCCAAACACACTGGTCTCGAGCTGACGCCGAGCGCGGCAGCAACCGCCAGCGGCGTGTGGGACCTATCCGAGCGCGGCGCGTTCGACGGCGACGAGACGGTCGTCATCGTCAACACTGCTGCGGGAAGCAAGGAGGGCGACGTGTTGCGCAGCCACCTGATGAGTCAGGGCGTCTAG